A region from the Takifugu rubripes chromosome 22, fTakRub1.2, whole genome shotgun sequence genome encodes:
- the aire gene encoding autoimmune regulator, whose protein sequence is MLKGVITDFSTVSVNQVASRMEDFRDTNLRSLLRQLRTDIAMAVDDSFPLVFGLADKNIITDQLQKDTLEKESREGIHKAMYSLLSWVLEQRRSIIRAFWSNLSKDYNLDSYPKLHKLIANLPCRWESKGSRDEKRSSDDQKTSHIKKRNHEDSEQPKFHDKPSDEPGVKMKLYKVKSRGPVTHGTSGNSAQMGSASVQKAHTSSSSSVSSTKLPVKHEASEKIHIKQVFGSDEKTSGIVRHCVKVGGVFYSCGQSEETKRASKAVESIFHHKGEPLTDGAHVNDDECAACKDGGELICCDGCPQAFHLTCLDPPLTSIPRFITSVIRLGPWQCDWCCGTRGKRETTQQPPLAKSLQTNTSSNNALVDVSFFSSSLSSTSHSAVTAPTNAPRNQCSGGELLSVTEECGVCRQAEGALTRCLQCLGSFHTHCHFPKGRSICLSCSRLWESSAEGEAGSRSLQLAPVLQNMLGHEQGTVVPEPGLHKDELDSILGDTSFDGILQWAFHNMSRPLSDSQGCYQ, encoded by the exons ATGCTGAAGGGCGTGATAACTGACTTCTCCACAGTCAGCGTGAA TCAAGTCGCATCCAGGATGGAGGATTTTAGGGACACAAACCTTCGCTCCCTGTTAAGGCAGCTGCGGACTGATATCGCCATGGCCGTCGATGACTCCTTCCCGCTCGTCTTTGGTCTGGCGGACAAAAACATAATCACTGACCAACTGCAGAAG GACACTCTGGAGAAAGAGAGCAGGGAAGGAATCCACAAGGCAATGTACTCACTCCTGTCGTGGGTCTTAGAACAGAGAAGATCCATCATCCGTGCCTTTTGGAGCAACTTGTCCAAAGACTACAACCTGGACAGTTACCCCAAGCTGCACAAGTTGATCGCAAACCTGCCCTGCA GGTGGGAATCCAAAGGTTCTCGAGATGAAAAGAGATCCTCAGATGATCAGAAAACAAGCCACATCAAGAAGAGGAACCATGAGGACAGTGAGCAACCAAAGTTTCATGACAAACCAAGCGATGAGCCAG GTGTTAAAATGAAACTATACAAAGTGAAGAGCAGAGGCCCTGTGACTCATGGAACATCTGGAAATA GTGCTCAGATGGGGTCCGCCTCAGTCCAGAAAGCTCAcacttcatcttcatcctctgtctCCTCGACTAAGCTACCAGTCAAACACGAAGCCAGTGAGAAGATCCATATCAAACAGGTGTTTGGCTCCGACGAGAAGACATCTG GAATTGTCAGACACTGTGTAAAGGTCGGTGGGGTGTTTTACTCTTGTGGCCAGTCAGAGGAGACCAAGAGAGCTTCCAAGGCTGTTGAAAGCATCTTTCACCACAAGGGGGAGCCACTCACAGATGGA GCCCACGTCAATGATGACGAGTGTGCAGCGTGTAAGGATGGGGGAGAGTTGATCTGTTGCGATGGTTGTCCTCAGGCTTTTCATCTCACCTGCCTGGACCCTCCACTCACCTCCATACCAAGGTTTATCACATCTGTCATCCGgct TGGCCCGTGGCAGTGTGACTGGTGTTGTGGCACCAGGgggaaaagagaaacaactcAACAA CCTCCACTTGCCAAATCACTGCAGACAAACACCAGCTCCAATAATGCCCTCGTAGAtgtctccttcttctcctcctcactctcatCTACGTCTCACTCCGCTGTCACAGCTCCAACGAACGCACCCAGAAACCAG TGCTCAGGTGGAGAACTGCTCAGCGTGACGGAGGAGTGTGGTGTCTGTCGGCAGGCTGAAGGAGCCCTGACTCGCTGCCTCCAGTGTTTGGGAAGCTTCCACACACACTGCCACTTTCCAAA AGGGCGATCCATCTGCTTGTCCTGctccaggctgtgggagagCTCTGCAGAGGGAGAGGCAGGATCCAggtctctgcag CTTGCCCCGGTGCTTCAAAACATGCTAGGCCACGAGCAGGGCACCGTTGTCCCGGAGCCTGGCCTCCACAAAGATGAACTGGACTCCATCCTTGGAGAT ACCTCCTTTGATGGCATCTTGCAGTGGGCTTTCCACAACATGTCGAGGCCACTTTCTGACAGCCAGGGATGTTACCAGTGA
- the rab6bb gene encoding RAB6B, member RAS oncogene family b yields the protein MSAGGDLGNPLRKFKLVFLGEQSVGKTSLITRFMYDSFDNTYQATIGIDFLSKTMYLEDRTVRLQLWDTAGQERFRSLIPSYIRDSTVAVVVYDITNVNSFQQTSKWIDDVRTERGSDVIIMLVGNKTDLEEKRQITIEEGEQRAKELNVMFIETSAKTGCNVKQLFRRVAAALPGMESLDDANPEGMIDIKLDKPAEPTVPEGGCSC from the exons ATGTCAGCTGGAGGAGATTTGGGGAACCCCCTGAGGAAGTTTAAACTCGTATTTTTGGGAGAACAGAGCG tgGGGAAAACATCTCTCATCACTAGATTCATGTACGACAGTTTTGACAACACATATCAG GCGACCATCGGGATAGACTTCCTTTCAAAGACGATGTACCTGGAAGACCGAACA GTaaggctgcagctctgggacACTGCCGGGCAGGAGCGTTTTAGGAGCCTCATCCCGAGCTACATACGTGATTCTACGGTGGCTGTGGTGGTCTATGACATCACAA ATGTCAACTCTTTCCAGCAGACTTCAAAGTGGATCGACGACgtcaggacagagagaggaagtgacgTCATCATCATGCTTGTCGGGAACAAAACAGACCTGGAAGAGAAACG GCAAATCACGATCgaggaaggagagcagagagccAAAGAGTTGAACGTCATGTTCATCGAGACCAGTGCCAAGACAGGCTGCAATGTCAAACAG CTGTTCCGGCGTGTCGCTGCAGCCTTACCTGGAATGGAAAGCTTGGATGATGCAAATCCTGAAGGCA TGATCGACATCAAGCTGGATAAACCAGCAGAGCCCACCGTCCCCGAGGGTGGATGCTCATGTTAA
- the espnlb gene encoding espin-like protein produces MENSKPVKEVLPLPRQPSPLPLTSSSPTPAASSNKHTAGSIQHVQVASSVVTSFNHLKPPERDLSLMCHTKAIKSLRQAGITAVFTGQTKLDAEELEQVPIIDVILADVDSLVPTHDEAGHPIAEWKRQVMVRQLQVRLQDDLEQRRQDMTDGITSVDGWKYSQVHNAVLGPFGELLTEKDLVYLQQQIETVSLQKRCQAFELELTRLTEELRLILPEPIVNISLNKEVLQQMETEGKMQLKLPAWCSRMSEIVKSMSLLVANLTHIPEIKGGKTMEEMKGLQGAKGALGFDVGQMLLQHGQANQPEHGDPITSGGCRIPHIGMASAFSHRLENNSYSRARMQRVEKEIHESGVSVRSLRSTFESQIGSIYPFAGVAKGDQRLSRNPMAEKQAANVGLSCKVSYCSPNLPMPVMETTSLRKERIVVLFLSHWKKSAYAISMRTARERQGQQAATGATPSQKITSMLQFCQQRGAVDKMLNSWRNKLDLRDVQRSDQSSSGASQSPAYLEIYSPEQFLPDVEGVPVSHDDLTLDLFMLGYFHILEEQLSPAERKMRHLLCFEVFDHVGTFPWEVVRDFHKVVLQEIREGRRQWSDGFEDIKVHFFGDSRRRHCPSPSSLLLPDSKFVPEVVVQAASPEDCGGVTDFSCFNNEDICKYIDRSFAFWKEKEAELFDFQH; encoded by the exons ATGGAGAACAGCAAG CCGGTGAAGGAGGTGCTCCCCCTGCCTCGCCAGCCTTCGCcacttcctctgacctcttcctctccaaCTCCCGCTGCAtcttcaaacaaacacaccgCAGGCTCCATCCAGCATGTACAGGTGGCCTCATCAG TGGTGACATCATTCAACCATTTGAAGCCTCCAGAAAGAGATCTCTCTCTGATGTGTCACACAAAGGCAATTAAGTCTCTGAGGCAGGCTGGAATCACTGCGGTTTTTACAGGCCAAACG AAGCTTGACGCAGAGGAGTTGGAGCAGGTGCCGATCATCGACGTGATTCTCGCGGATGTGGACTCCCTGGTGCCCACTCATGATGAGGCCGGCCACCCCATAGCCGAGTGGAAGCGTCAGGTGATGGTGCGACAGCTGCAGGTCAGGCTGCAGGATGACCTAGAACAGAGGAGACAG gaTATGACTGATGGCATCACCTCTGTGGATGGCTGGAAGTATTCCCAAGTGCATAATGCGGTCTTGGGGCCATTTGGTGAGCTCTTAACAGAGAAAGACCTGGTGTACCTACAGCAGCAGATCGAGACGGTCTCCCTGCAGAAGCGCTGCCAGGCCTTTGAGCTGGAGCTGACGAGGCTCACCGAGGAGCTGAGGCTGATTCTGCCTGAACCAATCGTAAACATCAGCTTAAACAAGGAGGTCCTACAGCAGATGGAAACAGAAGGGAAGATGCAGCTCAAATTGCCAGCATGGTGCAGCCGCATGTCAGAGATTGTTAAGAGCATGTCCCTGCTGGTGGCCAATCTGACTCATATTCCCGAGATAAAAGGTGGGAAGACGATGGAGGAAATGAAGGGCTTGCAGGGAGCAAAAGGGGCTTTAGGATTTGATGTCGGCCAGATGTTGCTTCAACATGGGCAAGCGAATCAACCGGAACATGGTGATCCTATAACCTCTGGCGGTTGTAGGATTCCTCACATAGGGATGGCGTCGGCCTTTAGCCATCGTCTGGAGAATAACAGCTACAGCCGAGCGAGAATGCAGAGAGTGGAGAAGGAGATCCACGAGTCTGGAGTATCTGTCAGAAGCCTCAGGTCCACCTTTGAAAGTCAGATTGGAAGTATATATCCCTTTGCCGGGGTTGcaaaaggagatcaaagactatCCAGAAATCCAATGGCTGAAAAGCAGGCTGCCAACGTGGGCCTCAGCTGTAAGGTGAGCTACTGCAGTCCTAACCTACCCATGCCTGTGATGGAAACAACCAGCTTGAGGAAAGAGCGCATAGTGGTGCTTTTCCTGAGCCACTGGAAAAAATCTGCATATGCGATTTCCATGCGAACAGCgcgagagagacagggacaaCAGGCGGCAACAGGAGCTACCCCGTCGCAGAAAATCACCTCCATGCTTCAATTCTGCCAACAACGAGGGGCCGTGGACAAGATGCTTAACTCCTGGAGGAATAAACTAGACCTCCGAGATGTGCAAAGGTCTGATCAATCGTCCTCTGGCGCCTCACAAAGTCCTGCATACCTGGAAATCTACTCCCCTGAGCAGTTCCTGCCAGATGTGGAGGGCGTTCCAGTGAGTCATGACGacctgacccttgaccttttcATGCTGGGGTATTTCCACATTTTAGAAGAGCAGCTGTCACCTgcggagaggaagatgaggcaTCTCCTTTGCTTTGAAGTCTTTGACCATGTTGGGACGTTTCCCTGGGAGGTGGTGCGGGACTTCCATAAGGTCGTCCTCCAAGAAATTCGGGAGGGGAGGCGGCAGTGGAGCGACGGTTTCGAGGACATCAAGGTTCACTTCTTCGGAGACTCAAGACGGCGCCACTGTCCATCGCCATCCTCGCTGTTGCTGCCAGATTCCAAATTCGTCCCAGAGGTTGTAGTTCAAGCTGCTTCTCCAGAAGACTGCGGGGGTGTCACAGACTTCTCCTGTTTCAACAATGAAGACATCTGTAAATACATCGACCGGAGCTTTGCTTtttggaaggagaaggaggcagaGCTGTTTGATTTCCAGCATTAG